Proteins from a genomic interval of Rhizobium etli CFN 42:
- a CDS encoding alpha/beta fold hydrolase gives MSEQINHHRRRFFGMTAIALAAVEFGVAGAAAAQQPQPSIGALPDVKAGTNRSFEALKQVKTDVLDIGFAEAGKADAPVVLLLHGWPYDIYSFVDVAPLLASAGYRVIVPYLRGYGTTRFLDDETPRNGQPSALAADMIALLDALKIEKAVVAGYDWGGRTANIMAALWPERCKAMVSVSGYLIGSQEANKKPLPPKAELAWWYQFYFATERGRLGYASNTRDFAKLIWQTASPKWNFDDATFDRSAAAFDNPDHVDIVVHNYRWRLGLVEGEAKYDAYEKKLAALPMISVPTITMEGDANGAPHPEPSAYAGKFSGRYEHRTIGGGIGHNLPQEAPQAFAQAVIDVDRF, from the coding sequence ATGTCAGAGCAAATCAATCATCACCGCCGTCGTTTCTTCGGCATGACGGCAATCGCGCTCGCAGCCGTGGAATTCGGCGTGGCCGGCGCCGCCGCGGCGCAACAGCCGCAGCCTTCCATCGGAGCGCTGCCTGACGTAAAGGCGGGGACCAATAGGTCGTTCGAAGCGCTGAAGCAGGTCAAAACCGATGTGCTCGATATCGGTTTTGCCGAGGCCGGAAAGGCCGATGCTCCGGTCGTGCTGCTGCTACACGGCTGGCCATATGACATCTATAGCTTTGTCGACGTCGCGCCGCTGCTTGCCTCCGCCGGTTACAGAGTGATCGTGCCTTATCTGCGTGGCTACGGCACGACCCGCTTCCTCGATGACGAGACACCGCGCAACGGCCAGCCTTCGGCGCTTGCCGCCGACATGATCGCCCTGCTCGATGCGCTCAAGATCGAAAAGGCTGTCGTTGCCGGTTACGACTGGGGCGGACGAACCGCCAATATCATGGCAGCGCTGTGGCCCGAACGCTGCAAGGCGATGGTATCGGTGAGCGGCTACCTGATCGGCAGCCAGGAGGCCAACAAGAAGCCGCTTCCACCGAAGGCGGAACTTGCCTGGTGGTACCAGTTCTACTTCGCTACCGAACGCGGACGCCTGGGCTATGCGAGCAATACACGGGACTTCGCAAAGCTCATCTGGCAGACGGCATCGCCGAAGTGGAATTTCGATGATGCGACTTTCGACAGATCGGCGGCCGCCTTCGACAATCCCGACCATGTGGATATCGTCGTGCACAATTATCGCTGGCGCCTGGGGCTTGTAGAAGGCGAGGCGAAGTATGATGCCTATGAGAAGAAGCTTGCCGCCCTGCCGATGATCTCGGTGCCGACGATCACGATGGAAGGCGATGCAAACGGTGCGCCGCATCCGGAACCTTCCGCCTATGCCGGAAAATTTTCCGGCAGATACGAGCATCGCACGATCGGCGGCGGTATCGGCCATAATCTACCGCAGGAGGCGCCACAGGCCTTCGCCCAGGCGGTCATCGACGTCGATCGCTTCTGA
- a CDS encoding cytochrome c biogenesis protein DipZ — protein MTLLIIAYLGGVLTILSPCILPILPLVFARAGQPFVKSTLPMLAGMAATFALVATLAAVGGSWAIRANEYGRLAAIVLLALFGASLLSQRFASTLARPIVDLGNNLLNASGSGRTAPTVRSALILGVATGLLWAPCAGPILGLVLTGAALQGANLQTTALLIAYAAGAATSLAVALLVGGKIFAAMKRSLGLGDRIRQAVGAAVLAGVAVIALGLDTSLLARLSYASTASLEQAVLDRLHARPAGGTPSAVASNDTIVPAADGSKPFHSDLPVEAYAPSFDGAVEWLNSKPLTKEQLRGKVVLVDFWTYSCINCIRTIPYVRAWAEKYADQGLVVVGVHAPEFAFEKKIDNVKKAIGDFQIGYPVAIDNDYKIWRAFENSYWPAAYLIDAKGQIRYHHFGEGNYGRTEKAIQDLLREAGSQMADTAPVAPDARGVEAGPDLANIRSGETYLGYAQTENFVSPEGLQADTPQNYSITEPGINAWGLSGSWTIGKDQATLDQAGGGIAYRFSARDLHLVLGPGADAKPIRFQVRLDGKAPGPDHGSDIDADGNGTVTATRLYQLVRQSGTVTARNFEVRFLDPGVQAYAFTFG, from the coding sequence ATGACACTTCTGATCATTGCCTATCTCGGAGGCGTGCTGACCATTCTCAGCCCTTGCATCCTCCCTATCCTCCCCTTGGTGTTCGCCCGAGCCGGCCAGCCTTTCGTCAAGAGCACGCTGCCCATGCTGGCCGGGATGGCTGCTACTTTCGCGTTGGTCGCCACGCTTGCAGCGGTCGGCGGCAGCTGGGCGATCCGTGCCAATGAATATGGCCGCCTCGCAGCGATCGTCCTGCTCGCGCTCTTCGGAGCGAGCCTGCTATCTCAGCGCTTTGCAAGCACGCTTGCCCGCCCGATCGTCGATCTCGGCAACAATCTTCTGAATGCCAGCGGTAGCGGACGCACTGCGCCGACGGTCAGGAGCGCGCTCATCCTCGGCGTCGCCACCGGCCTGCTATGGGCGCCCTGCGCCGGACCAATTCTCGGCCTCGTGCTGACCGGCGCTGCATTGCAAGGCGCCAACCTGCAGACGACCGCGCTCTTGATCGCCTATGCCGCCGGTGCTGCGACTTCGCTTGCCGTCGCCTTGCTTGTCGGCGGTAAGATCTTCGCCGCAATGAAGCGCTCGCTCGGTCTTGGTGATCGAATCCGCCAGGCTGTCGGCGCTGCCGTGTTGGCGGGCGTGGCGGTTATCGCGCTCGGTCTCGACACCAGCCTGCTGGCGCGCCTTTCCTATGCCAGCACTGCCTCGCTGGAACAGGCCGTTCTGGACAGGCTGCATGCCAGGCCGGCCGGCGGCACGCCCTCTGCGGTGGCGAGCAACGACACCATCGTTCCCGCGGCCGATGGAAGCAAGCCTTTCCACAGTGATCTGCCCGTCGAAGCTTATGCGCCTTCCTTCGACGGCGCGGTTGAATGGCTGAACTCGAAGCCTCTGACCAAGGAGCAACTGCGGGGCAAGGTGGTGCTCGTAGACTTCTGGACCTATTCCTGCATCAACTGCATTCGCACCATTCCCTATGTCAGGGCCTGGGCGGAAAAATATGCGGACCAGGGCCTGGTAGTCGTCGGCGTGCACGCCCCGGAATTTGCCTTTGAGAAGAAAATCGACAACGTCAAGAAGGCCATCGGCGACTTTCAGATCGGCTATCCGGTTGCGATCGACAATGATTACAAAATCTGGCGCGCCTTTGAAAACAGCTACTGGCCTGCCGCCTATCTGATCGATGCCAAAGGTCAGATCCGCTATCATCATTTCGGTGAAGGCAACTACGGCAGGACCGAAAAAGCCATCCAGGATCTGCTGCGCGAAGCCGGCAGCCAGATGGCGGATACGGCCCCGGTCGCGCCCGATGCCAGAGGCGTGGAAGCAGGTCCCGACCTCGCGAATATCCGTTCCGGCGAGACCTACCTCGGCTACGCACAGACCGAAAATTTCGTCTCCCCCGAAGGGCTGCAAGCCGATACGCCGCAGAACTATTCGATCACCGAGCCCGGCATCAACGCATGGGGCCTGTCCGGCAGCTGGACCATCGGTAAGGATCAGGCAACTCTCGACCAGGCGGGCGGCGGCATCGCCTATCGCTTCAGCGCCCGCGATCTGCATCTCGTTCTCGGACCCGGCGCCGACGCCAAACCGATCCGCTTCCAGGTGAGGCTCGATGGCAAGGCGCCAGGACCCGATCACGGCTCCGACATCGATGCCGACGGCAACGGCACGGTGACTGCGACCAGGCTTTACCAGCTGGTGCGCCAGTCAGGCACCGTCACCGCCCGCAACTTCGAAGTCCGCTTCCTCGATCCAGGCGTCCAGGCCTACGCCTTCACCTTCGGCTGA
- a CDS encoding alpha/beta fold hydrolase: protein MHKHLTFIAALAFATAGIAFAAEAAAVKNIVIVHGALADGSSWRKATETLEKRGFNVTIVQEPLTSLDDDVAATKRVLDLQEGPTLLVGHSYGGMVITEAGNNPGVVGLVYVAAFQPDKGESLLSLASSKPAGSMDIKETKDGKYLYLDPGAFAADFAADLPKAESDFLAKSQVFAAKQAFAAKIGEPAWRTKPSWSIIATEDHAINPDLERDMAKRAGSEVTEIKASHAVFASQPEKVAEVIEKAASKTGR, encoded by the coding sequence ATGCACAAGCATCTGACTTTCATCGCAGCCCTTGCCTTCGCCACCGCTGGAATCGCGTTCGCAGCCGAGGCTGCCGCGGTCAAGAACATCGTGATCGTTCACGGCGCGCTGGCCGACGGCTCGAGCTGGCGCAAGGCGACCGAGACTCTCGAAAAGCGCGGTTTCAACGTCACCATCGTCCAGGAGCCCCTCACCTCACTCGATGACGATGTGGCGGCGACGAAGCGGGTCCTCGACCTCCAGGAAGGACCGACGCTCCTCGTCGGCCACAGCTACGGAGGCATGGTCATCACCGAAGCCGGCAACAATCCAGGCGTTGTGGGCCTCGTCTACGTCGCCGCCTTCCAGCCCGACAAGGGGGAAAGCCTGCTAAGCCTCGCCAGTTCGAAGCCGGCCGGCAGCATGGACATCAAGGAAACGAAAGACGGAAAATATCTCTATCTCGACCCGGGCGCCTTCGCGGCTGATTTTGCCGCCGACCTGCCCAAAGCAGAGTCCGACTTTCTGGCAAAATCCCAGGTCTTCGCCGCGAAACAGGCTTTTGCGGCCAAGATCGGCGAGCCGGCATGGCGGACGAAGCCGAGCTGGTCGATCATCGCCACGGAGGATCACGCCATCAACCCTGACCTCGAACGCGACATGGCGAAACGAGCCGGCAGCGAAGTGACTGAGATCAAAGCCAGCCACGCCGTCTTCGCATCCCAACCGGAAAAGGTCGCCGAGGTCATCGAGAAGGCGGCAAGCAAGACCGGCAGGTAG
- a CDS encoding OmpA family protein, with protein MGKKSRLFASAAFPLLSLSLALQPASAMVAARGSAPEAAAARQIEQGSFEVAQDAPSEEELLKKKRRQKEEAPAEQAPAAEQPKEAPAGKPKAERKEAPAPEPKAEPEPPKAEAPKEEPAPKAESKPERKAKQAAQPEAEPQQEEQQPVTQEKPKKPKKQQAEQAEPEAQPEPEQQPAAKQAQPEAEQAQPEVKPEGSKREKGQDKAQSRDKGKAKTETAAPEAVTPTEEQAKPAVEPEAKPAAEAPAKKPKKGEAAAPAVKPAEDKAAAPEATPAEAPTEGTAAKPAAKQPAGEQPVAKQPAGEQPGGEQPAAKQPAAPATDTAQPAPDTSGGQQVEQALPAPEKVSPEELQRRKAIAADPAKSNETVVLPVENGAAVLDSDKDADRSKGRESRRDRDKLRAESQEVKVPTSDADAQAAAAAAAPAIKLEAVTSEKGTRLDTRPQFARPEGARIDDQTDDNRLIIQYNNQVIVRSDDDRRFVRDGERPIYEELPDNRYRETITRPEGYRIVTIRNRYGDIIQRSRVDARGREYVLYYSPELYEDPDRGYFDDPGADLPPMRLRVPLNDYIIDTSSDPDRDYYEFLSEPPVEQVERVYSLDEVRYSARIRDKVRRIDLDTITFATGSAEIPMTQARTLRKVADAINQVLKKDPSETFLIEGHTDAVGSDQSNLVLSDQRAESVANVLSDVYGIPPENMATQGYGERYLKVNTPGPEQENRRVTIRRVTPLVRPVAANR; from the coding sequence ATGGGCAAGAAATCAAGATTGTTTGCAAGCGCAGCTTTCCCGCTGCTTTCCCTGTCGCTGGCGCTGCAGCCGGCATCTGCAATGGTTGCCGCGCGCGGCTCCGCGCCCGAGGCTGCGGCCGCGCGGCAGATCGAACAGGGCAGTTTCGAAGTGGCACAGGACGCGCCCTCCGAAGAGGAGCTCTTGAAGAAGAAGCGCAGGCAGAAGGAGGAAGCCCCGGCCGAACAGGCGCCGGCGGCCGAGCAGCCGAAGGAGGCTCCTGCCGGGAAACCGAAGGCCGAGCGCAAGGAGGCGCCTGCGCCCGAACCCAAGGCAGAGCCGGAACCGCCGAAGGCCGAAGCGCCGAAGGAGGAGCCCGCGCCGAAGGCCGAAAGCAAGCCGGAGCGGAAAGCCAAGCAGGCAGCCCAGCCGGAGGCCGAGCCGCAGCAGGAAGAACAGCAGCCGGTAACGCAGGAAAAGCCGAAAAAGCCGAAGAAGCAGCAGGCTGAGCAAGCCGAGCCGGAGGCTCAGCCGGAGCCTGAACAGCAGCCGGCCGCAAAGCAAGCCCAGCCGGAGGCGGAACAGGCCCAGCCCGAAGTCAAGCCGGAAGGTAGCAAACGGGAAAAGGGTCAAGACAAGGCCCAGAGCCGAGATAAGGGCAAGGCTAAGACCGAGACTGCCGCACCCGAGGCGGTGACGCCGACTGAGGAGCAGGCCAAACCCGCAGTCGAGCCGGAGGCAAAACCCGCTGCCGAAGCTCCTGCCAAGAAGCCGAAGAAGGGCGAGGCTGCAGCACCGGCGGTGAAGCCAGCCGAAGACAAGGCGGCCGCTCCTGAAGCTACGCCCGCCGAAGCGCCGACGGAGGGCACAGCTGCAAAGCCTGCCGCCAAACAGCCCGCCGGTGAGCAACCCGTCGCCAAACAGCCCGCCGGCGAACAGCCCGGTGGCGAACAGCCTGCCGCCAAACAGCCCGCTGCGCCCGCCACCGACACGGCCCAGCCGGCGCCGGATACCAGCGGCGGCCAGCAGGTGGAGCAGGCTCTTCCTGCGCCGGAAAAGGTTTCACCCGAGGAGTTGCAGCGCCGCAAGGCGATTGCCGCCGACCCGGCCAAGAGCAACGAAACCGTCGTGCTGCCGGTCGAGAATGGTGCGGCCGTGCTCGACAGCGACAAGGATGCCGATCGCAGCAAGGGCCGCGAAAGCCGCCGTGACCGCGACAAGCTGCGGGCCGAGAGCCAGGAGGTGAAGGTGCCGACCTCGGATGCCGATGCGCAGGCCGCTGCGGCGGCGGCTGCGCCGGCGATTAAGCTCGAGGCAGTGACCAGCGAGAAGGGCACGAGGCTCGACACGCGGCCGCAATTTGCCCGTCCCGAGGGAGCGCGCATCGACGACCAGACCGACGATAACCGGCTGATCATCCAGTACAATAACCAGGTGATCGTGCGCAGTGACGACGACAGACGGTTCGTGCGTGACGGCGAACGGCCGATCTATGAAGAGCTGCCGGACAACCGCTACCGCGAGACCATCACGCGGCCTGAGGGCTATCGCATCGTTACTATCCGAAACCGCTACGGCGACATCATCCAGCGGTCGCGCGTCGATGCCCGCGGGCGCGAATATGTGCTCTACTACTCACCTGAACTCTACGAGGATCCTGATCGCGGCTATTTCGATGACCCGGGTGCTGATTTGCCGCCAATGCGGCTGCGTGTCCCGCTCAACGACTATATCATCGACACCAGCAGCGATCCTGACCGGGACTACTACGAATTCCTCAGCGAGCCCCCAGTCGAGCAGGTGGAGCGTGTCTATTCGCTTGACGAGGTGAGATATTCCGCCCGTATTCGCGATAAGGTGCGCCGGATCGACCTTGACACGATCACCTTCGCGACCGGAAGCGCCGAGATCCCGATGACCCAAGCGCGCACATTGCGCAAGGTTGCCGACGCGATCAACCAGGTGCTGAAGAAGGATCCGAGCGAAACCTTCCTGATCGAAGGTCATACGGACGCTGTCGGTTCAGACCAGAGCAACCTGGTCCTTTCCGACCAGCGAGCGGAATCGGTCGCCAACGTGCTCTCAGACGTTTACGGCATCCCGCCGGAAAACATGGCGACGCAGGGCTATGGCGAGCGTTACCTGAAGGTCAACACACCAGGCCCCGAACAAGAAAACCGGCGCGTCACCATCCGCCGCGTCACCCCACTGGTTCGCCCAGTCGCAGCCAACCGGTAA
- a CDS encoding transporter substrate-binding domain-containing protein, with protein MHISTRIFAAASIAAMSLFAGSAMADGEKYVIGTDSTYPPFEFVDASGTIQGFDIDIAKALCAEMKAECSFVSTDWDGIIPALNAKKFDMIVSSMSITPERLKLVDFSNKYYNTPPAIAVPKDSKITDVAGLKGKVIGAQTSTTHANYAEKHLADTELKLYPTADEYKLDVSSGRVDAVIDDVVVLSEWVKSDAGACCKILTTLPVDKEINGNGAGIAIRKGDPLKEKLNTAIAAIRASGEYKKIQDKYFDFDVYGE; from the coding sequence ATGCATATCTCTACCCGTATCTTCGCGGCAGCCTCGATCGCGGCAATGTCGCTCTTCGCCGGGTCGGCCATGGCCGATGGCGAGAAATACGTGATCGGCACCGATTCGACCTATCCGCCTTTCGAATTCGTCGATGCCAGCGGCACCATCCAGGGCTTCGACATCGATATCGCCAAGGCGCTCTGTGCCGAAATGAAGGCCGAATGCTCCTTCGTCAGCACCGACTGGGATGGCATCATCCCGGCTCTGAACGCCAAGAAGTTCGACATGATCGTCTCCTCCATGTCGATCACGCCGGAGCGCCTGAAGCTCGTCGACTTCTCCAACAAGTACTACAACACCCCTCCGGCCATCGCCGTGCCGAAGGATTCGAAGATCACTGACGTTGCCGGCCTGAAGGGCAAGGTGATCGGCGCACAGACTTCCACGACGCATGCCAACTACGCCGAGAAGCACCTCGCCGACACCGAGCTGAAGCTCTATCCGACGGCCGACGAATACAAGCTCGACGTTTCCAGCGGCCGTGTCGATGCGGTCATCGACGACGTTGTCGTTCTCTCCGAATGGGTCAAGTCCGACGCCGGCGCCTGCTGCAAGATCCTGACGACCCTGCCGGTCGACAAGGAAATCAACGGCAACGGCGCCGGTATCGCCATCCGCAAGGGCGATCCGCTGAAGGAAAAGCTCAACACTGCGATCGCTGCGATCCGCGCCAGCGGTGAGTACAAGAAGATCCAGGACAAGTACTTCGATTTCGACGTTTACGGCGAATAA
- a CDS encoding ABC transporter permease, translating to MGGLFSALGSFWSWIVHIFDPLCGPVGIFTWLGQSTILACGDTGWGDEIALGLQVTVSVAIVTLPIGLVIGFLVALGQQSEEKSLRLAAGIYTTIFRGLPELLTLFIIYYGMQMLIQSLLELAGYVGPPVEINAFLAGVIALSVVFSAYCSEVLLSAFRAIPKGQYEAGDSLGLHRGRTLRLVILPQLVRIALPGLTNLWMVLLKDTSYVSIISLADILRQTSVAVRVTKEPFFFYGIACCLYLVLAILSSFLLAYVDRWAKRSEVRR from the coding sequence ATGGGCGGATTGTTTTCCGCGCTCGGCTCCTTCTGGAGCTGGATTGTGCACATTTTCGATCCGCTTTGCGGACCCGTCGGCATCTTCACCTGGTTAGGTCAGTCGACGATTCTTGCTTGTGGCGATACCGGCTGGGGCGACGAAATCGCCCTTGGTCTGCAGGTCACAGTATCGGTGGCGATCGTTACCCTGCCGATCGGCCTTGTCATCGGCTTCCTCGTGGCTCTCGGGCAGCAGTCGGAAGAAAAATCGCTGCGGCTGGCGGCCGGCATCTACACGACGATCTTCCGCGGCCTGCCGGAGCTTCTGACGCTATTCATCATCTATTACGGCATGCAGATGCTCATCCAGTCTCTCCTGGAGCTTGCCGGCTATGTCGGGCCGCCGGTCGAGATCAACGCCTTCCTGGCCGGCGTGATCGCTTTGTCGGTCGTCTTCTCCGCCTATTGCTCGGAGGTGCTGCTTTCGGCCTTCCGCGCTATTCCTAAAGGCCAATATGAGGCGGGAGATTCGCTCGGCCTGCATCGCGGCCGCACGCTGCGGCTCGTCATCCTGCCGCAGCTTGTTCGCATCGCCCTCCCCGGTCTGACGAACCTCTGGATGGTGCTGCTGAAGGACACGTCCTACGTCTCGATCATCAGCCTTGCCGACATCCTGCGCCAGACGAGCGTCGCTGTGCGGGTGACCAAGGAACCGTTCTTCTTCTATGGTATCGCCTGCTGTCTCTATCTGGTGCTCGCTATCCTCTCCTCCTTCCTGCTTGCCTATGTCGACCGCTGGGCCAAACGTTCGGAGGTCCGCCGATGA
- a CDS encoding ABC transporter permease yields the protein MSYAETLIPPQPAPRKVAKPVTAARLCGYVFVVVWALFAALLIFTVINGWDPEKFTRYGPRYLHGLWVTLSLVAISVVCGAILSLPLAMARLSKNRALNWFAYGYIYFFRGTPLLAQLFLVYYGLGVFRPQLEAVGIWWFFREAWYCGLLAMTINTAAYQAEILRGAIESVPHGQREAAAALGIHRIIAFRKIILPQAFIVALRPYGNEIILLIKGSAVVAIITVLDLMGETRYAFSRTFDYQTYLWAAIFYLTIVEALRHLWAWIERRLTRHLKR from the coding sequence ATGAGCTACGCTGAGACATTGATCCCGCCGCAGCCTGCACCTCGCAAGGTGGCAAAGCCGGTCACGGCGGCACGCCTGTGCGGCTACGTCTTCGTTGTGGTCTGGGCTCTGTTCGCCGCGCTGCTGATCTTCACCGTCATCAACGGCTGGGATCCGGAGAAATTCACCCGCTACGGACCGCGTTATCTGCACGGGCTCTGGGTGACGCTCAGCCTGGTTGCCATCTCCGTCGTTTGCGGCGCCATCCTTTCCCTGCCGCTCGCTATGGCGCGGCTGTCGAAGAACCGGGCTCTTAACTGGTTCGCCTATGGCTATATATATTTCTTCCGCGGCACGCCGCTGCTGGCACAGCTCTTCCTGGTCTATTACGGCCTCGGCGTCTTCCGCCCGCAGCTGGAAGCCGTCGGCATCTGGTGGTTTTTCCGCGAGGCCTGGTATTGCGGCCTTCTTGCCATGACGATCAATACGGCGGCCTATCAGGCGGAAATTCTGCGCGGTGCAATCGAGAGCGTACCGCACGGCCAGCGCGAAGCAGCGGCTGCCCTCGGCATCCATAGGATCATCGCCTTCCGCAAGATCATCCTGCCGCAGGCCTTCATCGTGGCGCTTCGCCCCTACGGCAACGAGATCATCCTTTTGATCAAAGGCTCGGCGGTCGTCGCCATCATCACCGTGCTCGATCTGATGGGCGAAACCCGCTACGCCTTCTCCCGCACCTTCGACTACCAGACCTATCTCTGGGCAGCGATCTTCTACCTCACCATCGTCGAGGCGCTACGCCATCTCTGGGCATGGATCGAGCGTCGACTGACGCGGCATCTCAAGCGCTGA
- a CDS encoding usg protein, which yields MHKDMEKQLQGYGLTTAQILYHLPDHPTILQTYVWQDYDLAPDFPEMRGFLKFWQEKLDGPLHSVRYVHRKLISATEWRALKGEFILH from the coding sequence ATGCACAAGGACATGGAAAAGCAACTGCAGGGTTACGGTTTGACGACCGCCCAGATCCTCTACCACCTGCCGGATCACCCGACGATCCTGCAGACTTACGTCTGGCAGGATTATGACCTCGCACCCGATTTTCCTGAGATGCGCGGTTTCCTGAAATTTTGGCAGGAGAAGCTCGACGGGCCGTTACACTCGGTGCGCTACGTCCACCGCAAGCTGATTTCGGCAACCGAGTGGCGGGCGCTGAAGGGTGAGTTCATCTTGCACTGA
- a CDS encoding DUF2270 domain-containing protein, translating into MKAEQDRMPPAREEEGERPLLLPTTPGEITNTLSHYYRGELGRMTSWRDRIDRTSNWAITVVAALLSVSLSTPTSHHGVLLFGMMLVTLLLIIEARRYRFFDIYRARIRQIERCYFAQIMAPNASAGSEWAAVIANSLRHPRFLLSYGEAMHRRLKRNYGWMYFILLLAWCLKISTPKLQTEGVPTLQAQSWTYVIDNAVLGPVPGLAVIAAVAVFYLGMLYFALRPDRNEGEFGHGEAHV; encoded by the coding sequence ATGAAAGCGGAGCAAGACAGGATGCCACCGGCAAGGGAAGAAGAGGGTGAGCGCCCCTTGCTGCTGCCCACAACGCCGGGCGAGATCACCAATACGCTCAGCCATTATTACCGCGGCGAACTCGGGCGGATGACGAGCTGGCGCGACCGCATCGACCGGACGTCCAACTGGGCGATTACCGTGGTGGCGGCGCTGCTTTCGGTGTCGCTCTCGACGCCGACCTCGCATCATGGCGTGCTGCTGTTCGGTATGATGCTGGTGACGCTGCTTCTGATAATCGAGGCGCGGCGCTACCGCTTCTTTGATATCTACCGCGCCCGAATCCGGCAGATCGAGCGCTGTTATTTCGCGCAAATCATGGCGCCGAACGCTTCGGCCGGCAGCGAATGGGCTGCGGTGATCGCCAACAGCCTGCGTCATCCACGCTTCCTGCTCAGTTATGGGGAAGCAATGCATCGGCGGCTGAAACGCAACTACGGCTGGATGTATTTTATCCTGCTGCTTGCCTGGTGCCTGAAGATTTCGACGCCGAAACTGCAAACGGAGGGTGTACCGACGCTACAGGCGCAATCGTGGACCTATGTCATCGACAACGCCGTGCTCGGGCCGGTTCCCGGCCTTGCGGTCATCGCAGCAGTCGCCGTCTTCTATCTCGGCATGCTCTATTTCGCGCTGCGTCCGGATCGCAACGAGGGCGAATTCGGTCATGGCGAGGCGCATGTCTGA
- a CDS encoding methyltransferase, with the protein MAKKIDEEALAEAYNRALALEKSGDVDGAVAAYEDVLAIDPEDHGGAAVRIAAMGRGEIPVKAPDAYVETLFDQHAEVFEDVLVEQLGYHVPMLVRQRLQALKLGPFKRLLDLGCGTGLTGGALRDLCEDMTGIDISEKMVEIAHEKDLYETLFVAEVEDFLDDNDEDAFDLITATDVLPYLGALEPLFFGAAENLTPGGLFIFSSETLPEETLAGRAYMVGPHQRFAHAYAYVRERLTATGFELVEVSEINVRMEDGQPTPGHLVIARHIG; encoded by the coding sequence ATGGCAAAGAAGATCGACGAAGAAGCCCTTGCCGAGGCCTATAACCGCGCACTGGCGCTGGAGAAATCAGGTGATGTCGATGGGGCCGTGGCGGCCTATGAGGACGTATTGGCGATCGACCCCGAGGACCACGGCGGAGCTGCCGTGCGCATCGCCGCGATGGGCCGCGGCGAAATTCCGGTCAAGGCGCCCGACGCTTACGTCGAGACCCTGTTTGATCAGCATGCCGAGGTCTTCGAGGACGTGCTCGTCGAGCAACTCGGCTATCACGTGCCGATGCTGGTGCGCCAGCGCCTGCAGGCATTGAAGCTCGGGCCATTCAAGCGGCTGCTCGATCTCGGCTGCGGCACCGGTCTCACCGGCGGCGCGCTGCGCGACCTGTGCGAGGACATGACCGGCATCGACATATCGGAGAAGATGGTCGAGATCGCCCACGAAAAAGATCTTTACGAGACGCTCTTCGTCGCCGAGGTCGAGGATTTCCTCGACGACAATGACGAGGATGCCTTCGACCTCATCACCGCCACAGACGTGCTGCCCTATCTCGGCGCGCTCGAACCGCTCTTCTTCGGCGCCGCCGAAAACCTGACGCCGGGCGGTCTGTTCATCTTCTCCTCCGAAACCCTGCCCGAGGAGACGCTTGCCGGCCGCGCCTATATGGTCGGGCCGCATCAGCGCTTTGCCCATGCCTATGCCTATGTCAGGGAACGTCTGACAGCGACTGGTTTCGAACTCGTCGAGGTATCGGAGATCAACGTCCGCATGGAAGACGGTCAGCCGACACCGGGTCACCTGGTGATCGCGCGGCATATCGGTTGA
- a CDS encoding glutathione S-transferase family protein, protein MSLVFYGHPLASFCHKVLIALYENATPFENRLVDLSDEASRADLFRFWPMGKMPLLRDEARDSTIPETTIIIEYLDHYYPGPVRLLPLEIDRALQVRLWDRFFDHYVQVPMQTLVSHRRRPEGTADEIEMAACKATLTTAYAMIEKQLGESPWITGDAFTMADCAAAPALFYAETLVPFSQEQPKLGAYYDRLLARPSFARALEEARPYFKFYPYQDRLPARYRDAAE, encoded by the coding sequence ATGTCGCTCGTGTTCTATGGGCATCCGCTCGCCTCCTTCTGCCACAAGGTGCTGATCGCGCTTTATGAAAACGCGACGCCCTTCGAAAATCGCCTCGTCGATCTGTCCGACGAGGCTTCGCGTGCCGATCTCTTCCGCTTCTGGCCGATGGGCAAGATGCCGCTGCTGAGGGACGAGGCGCGCGACAGCACCATTCCCGAAACGACGATCATCATCGAATATCTCGACCATTACTACCCCGGCCCCGTGCGCCTGCTGCCGCTGGAGATCGATCGGGCGCTGCAGGTCCGCCTCTGGGACCGCTTCTTCGACCATTATGTCCAGGTGCCGATGCAGACGCTCGTCAGCCATCGCCGGCGTCCCGAGGGCACGGCAGACGAAATAGAGATGGCCGCCTGCAAAGCGACGCTCACCACAGCCTATGCGATGATCGAAAAGCAGCTGGGTGAAAGCCCTTGGATAACGGGCGACGCCTTTACTATGGCCGATTGCGCCGCAGCCCCCGCCCTCTTCTATGCCGAGACGCTGGTCCCGTTCTCACAGGAGCAGCCGAAACTTGGCGCCTATTACGATCGTCTGCTGGCGCGCCCGTCCTTCGCCAGGGCGCTGGAAGAGGCCCGCCCTTATTTCAAGTTCTATCCCTATCAGGACAGGCTGCCCGCCCGTTATCGGGATGCGGCGGAATGA